The Acinetobacter wuhouensis genome includes the window CATGCTGCCATAGAATGCACAACTGTAGATCCTGCAAAATCAATAAAACCAAGTTTTTGCAGCCAACCACCACCCAAAACCAAATTCCCCCAAGACCAACTTCCAAAGAAAGGAAAAATGATTGCGGAAATAATAAAACTCATGATTGCGTAAACAGAAATAGGTGCAGTATTCGGAATAATACGCCCAACGATTGTGGTAATGGTGGTCGCCATTAAGGTATAAAAAAAGACTAAATTCCAATGCCAGCCATGCATGTTATGACTTATTTGCTTAAGGTTTTCAAACCACCCCAACTCAGCAATGATAAAACAGAAAAGACCAAAGCATGCTGTACCGAGAATTGCAAAAATATAATTAATCAATAAACAAATAATGCTTTTTGCATTATTTTCATAACCGCCTTCAGCAACAGCAAAACCAGCCTGCATTAATATGACAAAAACACCACCTAGAAATAATAATTTATAATCTGTTAATAGATTAAAAGCATGAATATCACTTTCTAAATTTGAGGCAAAGCAAGCTGGCGTCAGTATGATTAAAATTAAACTGAGCAAGAATTTTAATCGAGCCATATAAAACCGCCCCAAAATTTTTAATTATTTTTTAGCAAAACTTGCGTAACAATAATGAATAATTTTGAACTTGAATAATAACAATATCGCAATTATAGACATTTTTGAGTAAAAATACACACTTACATTTTATAGTCTATATCATGAACTATTGTTCTGATTAATTTCAATCACTTGGATTTTCAGCATGTCCTAATGCCAAAATATTTTTTAAACAAATAGTCAATTTTAAACTGGTAAATTAACAATAGAGAGCTTCACACTCAGTCAATGTTGAATAATCTGAATCCGTGGAAAAGCAAAACCTTTACACGAAAGTTCAGAACGCCATGCAACTGTCAACATCACATCTGATAACTGGAAATTTTGATACGCAAAACTGCCCAACAGTGCATGTGTCGAAATTCCACCATCATTCACTTCATGCACTTTGGTATTCAGCTCATTTAAACTTAGTCGAATTCCCAAGCCTGAAGCCTTTAAAATCGCTTCTTTGGTCGTCCAAACTTTAAACCAAAATGCGGAATCAAATCCTAAATCCTCCCAACTTGCATACTCTTCAGGATGAAAAGCATGTTTTGCTAAAGCATCAAAACGGACTTTTCGGTTCAAATCTTCTACATCCACACCTAAGTCAGGTATATTTTGACTACTCACCAAAGCATAATGTTGCTGACTATGCGAATGATTCAGGTAAAACTTTGGATAATCAATTAAATAAGGCTTTCCAAATTCAGTTTTATCAAACGAGTCATTATGAATATCAGTTACAAGATAGTTGGATAATAGTTGATTACGATATTGATAAATAGCGCTTTTCAACTCTTGGATCTGACTCTTTCGATCACGAGTTTGAAAATTTGGAATAATATTCTGAATAGAATTTAGATCTAATTGAATCGTACGAGTCACAAAACATCCCTGCTGTTTTTTGAATATCTTAAAACAAAAAAACCCAAAGATCACTTTGGGTTTTCATTTCTTCATATCTGAAATTAACGTTTAAATTTCTTTTCAGCTTTCTTAAACTTCTGAATATAACGACGTTTACGTGCAGCAGTACGCTCATCCATTTGTGACTTGCGCCCTTCAAATGGGTTTTCAGAGGTTTTAAAGTCAATTCGTACTGGCGTTCCTTCAAGTTTATACACTTTACGGAATACGTTTTCTAAGTAACGACGATAATCCGCAGGCGTTTTATCTACTTTATTACCATGTACAACGATCGTCGGTGGGTTTTGTCCGCCCATGTGCGCATAACGCATTTTGATACGTTTACCACTAATCATCGGTGGTTGATGCGCTTCTGTTGCATCATTCAAAATCTGCGTCAATTTTGCAGGTGAAACTTTCAAATGCGATGAATCATAAGCACGGTGAATCGTAGGGTACATATCTCCCACGCCTGTACCATGCAAAGCCGAAATTAAATGCACTTTCGCCCAAGGGATAAAGTCAAAACGACGATCCACATCCAATTTACATTGTTTGCGATCGTATTCTGTCATGTTGTCCCATTTATTAATGGCGATCACCATGGCACGACCTGCTTCAAGCGCATAGCCAATTAAATGTAAATCTTGTTCAACAACACCTTCACGCGCATCTAAAACCACAACAATCACGTGTGCATCTTTGATTGCTTGTAAAGTTTTTACGATTGAGAATTTCTCAATCATTTCATCTACTTTACCTTTACGACGCACACCTGCAGTATCGATCAATGTGTATTGACGACCATCACGCTCATAAGGAATATAAATCGAGTCACGTGTTGTACCAGGTTGGTCAAATGCAACTACACGGTCTTCACCTAACAGGCGGTTAACCAATGTTGATTTACCCACGTTTGGACGACCAATAATCGCTAAACGTAAGCCTGTGGCTTTATCATGCTCTGCTTCATCTTCGTCTTCTGGAACATCTGTCAACACTTCTTCAAGCATTTGCTGCACGCCACGACCATGACTTGCTGCAACTTGCAGGGGTTCACCCATACCCAACTTGTAGAACTCAACCAAAGCTGCTTCAGCGTGTACACCGTCAACTTTGTTGGCAACCAAATAAACTTTTTTACCTAATGTACGCAATTCACGAGCAATCTGCTCATCTGAAGCAAGCAAACCTGCACGTGCATCTACTACAAATACAATAATATCTGCTTCATTGATGGCAGTTTTAGACTGTTCTGCCATATATGAATCAATACCACCTTCACTCTCGCCGATACCCCCAGTATCGACAACAATGAATGATTTATTTTCATATTTAGCATCGCCATATTTACGGTCACGGGTTAGACCTGCAAAGTCAGCAACGAGGGCATCACGGCTCTTGGTAATCTGGTTAAATAACGTTGATTTGCCGACGTTTGGACGACCAATGAGCGCAATTACGGGTTTCATAAAATAACCTTTATTCAAGATCAGCCAGTTTGACTGGTCTGAACATCAGAAACATATCGGAAGAAAAAAGTAGGAAAAACCTAAAATAAAAACACGGGGCATTGATTTGCAATCACCCCGTGCATGAAATTCATACGGATTTCTCTATTTTAACATAAGACTAAAAAAATAGAGAATCCTAATCGTACTTGTTAATGATGCATTAACGATTTTGCCAAATACTTAAAGCACCTTTACGTGTAGAGACAAAGAGTTGGTTATCCACCACTCTTAATGTACGGACTTCGCCAGAAGTCTTGGTACGCCCTAAAGTTGCACCTGAATTCAGGTCAACTTGATGTAAGTAACCATCTAAATCACCCACTACTAAATTTGGACCCAATGCAACAACATTACTTAAATTACGATTAAGAAGTTGTTCATTTTTCCAAAGCTCATTTCCAGTAATTAAATCATAAGCCACTATTTTGCCATCAGTTTGTGACACGATGACTTTTCCATCTACAACTTCAGGACGATTCAAACTGCTTGAATTTTCGCTCCAAAGAACACTTTGCGATGCTAAATCAAGAACAGTGACTTGCCCTTGAAAACTCGTAGTCACCACATATTGCCCAGATACCACTGGTTCAGCATCAACATCAATCAAGCGTTGAATATCTGATCGACCTTCAGACACTGCAACCCGACGCTGTAAGCGCGGAACACCAGCAATACTATCAATTGCAAATAAATAACCTGTTGATGTTCCAATCAACACAGTACGCTCATCTAAACGCACTGGTGTAGCCTGACCACGAAGGCTAAATGAAGCATTTGGTAATTTATAGGTCCACGCTTGCTGTCCAGATTCTACATCAAGCGCATAAACTGTACCGTCGTTGGCAACCACAATGACACGACCAGATTGAATCAGTGCCGAGCTAATGATTGCCCCAGACAGTTGCGCTGACCATTTCTTTTCGCCAGTGCTTTGATCTAAGGCAAATAATTGACCTTTTTGATTTCCTACAATCACCAGACCATCAGCAGCTTCTACGCCTGAACTTAGACCTTGCTTAGTCACTTTAGTTTCCCAAAGACGTTGCTTCCCTTTATAAGCAGCAACTTCACCTTTTGGATCTAGTGCAAACACCACACCATTGTCTGAATCCAAACGTATACGTAAAGCATCTTCACTATTCGTTGCAGAAACATTGGTTGAAAAAACTTGTACCAAACTTGATGCTTGCGCAACTTTAGGTAGTGGATTTGGCTTAACTTTAACTTCTTTAGTTTTATTGCTCGAACAACCGACTAATGCGATTGATAAAATTGCCAAAGCAAACGGTATTTTAAAATTTCTATCCATTAAGACTTATCCACTCGTGCTTGCATTGCTGGATGTTCAGTCACAGACTCATCCGATTGCGTTTGTAAAATTGGGCGTTCAAGATCAGGATCTTCTACTAATACACCAACACTTTCGAGTTTAATTTGTAAAATTTGGCGCTCTTGTTTACGCTCAAGAACTGAGTTCCATGCCGCTTGATATGCTTTTTTTGCGTTTTCAATATCATTTTTTGCAACATAAATATCACCTTTCAACTCTTCAGATGTCGCTTTAAAAGCAGCTTCATCCACAGTAGATAAGGTTTTCAAGGCTTCATCATATTTTTTCTGCGCTAATTGTGCATCTGCCAGCTTAAGCTTTACAACTTGTAACAGACCCGCATCTTTTAGCTTAGAATTTTCGACTTTTTTGAGTTCACGTTCAGCTAAGGCATAATCATTTTTGTCATAAGCTAATTTCGCCATGACGATTTGTGCTTGAATCGCTTGTACAGAATCAGGATTCTCTTTCACCATTTTGTCCGCAGAAGCAACCAAAGCTGCAGTGATTTTTGCATCACCATTTGCAGCTTTTTCATCATCCATCAATTGCTGAACTTTAGCCGTTGCATTTTGATTTTCTGCTAAAGTTTTCTTTTGCCAATATTGCCACCCGAAAAAGGCAATCAATGCAATGAGCACACCAGTGACCATTGCTGAGCCATATTTCTGTAAAAATGACTTCATACTATCAAGTTGCTCTTGATCAGTCATTGCGCTCATTTGATTCCCCTTTTCCTTATGTTTTAGGGTTTAAATTATGGTTTTGATTGGTCGTTACTTCGTTGAAAATTGCTCAGTGAAGAAACCAACAATATCATCAATTGAAACTTCATGTTGCTCCGCTGTCGCAAGTTCTTTCACCAAAACTTGTTTTGCCTCAGCTTCACGCTCACCAAAGATTAAAGCATAGACCGCACCCGACTGATCTGCTTTCTTCATTTGGCTCTTCATCGAACCTTGTGAACCCGTTTTCAAACGAATGCTACTATTTGCAGATTCTAGTTGATCACGGATTTGTTCAGCCAATACCAAAGCCTGACCTTGCGTTACAGGATCTGAAACCAAGAATAGCTCACACTCACGAACAGGCGTATTGTCTTCAACTTGCTCAAGCAACAACAATAAACGCTCCATACCCATTGCAAAACCGACAGCAGGTACAGATTGATCAGGCTTGCCTTTGAGCTGACCAACTAAACCATCATAACGTCCACCCGCACACACTGTTCCTTGCGAACCTAAATGTGTGGTTGTCCATTCAAAAACAGTTTTGTTGTAATAATCTAAGCCACGAACCAATTTTTGATTAATGACAAAAGTAATACCCGCATCTGTTAAATACTGCTTCAACTGCTCAAAATGTTGCAGGGTTTCTTCACTCATAAAGTCAAGCAGTTTGGGAGCATTTTCTAAAATTTGCTGTGTTTTAGCATCTTTAGAATCAAGAATTCGCAAAGGATTCGTAGTTAAACGACGCTGTGAATCTTCATCCAAATCCGCTTTATGATCATTTAAAAATTCAACCAAAGCAGCACGATATTCAGCACGTTCATCAGACTCACCTAAAGTATTTAACTCAAGTTGAACTTTATCTGCCACGCCCATGCG containing:
- a CDS encoding YfgM family protein, which translates into the protein MSAMTDQEQLDSMKSFLQKYGSAMVTGVLIALIAFFGWQYWQKKTLAENQNATAKVQQLMDDEKAANGDAKITAALVASADKMVKENPDSVQAIQAQIVMAKLAYDKNDYALAERELKKVENSKLKDAGLLQVVKLKLADAQLAQKKYDEALKTLSTVDEAAFKATSEELKGDIYVAKNDIENAKKAYQAAWNSVLERKQERQILQIKLESVGVLVEDPDLERPILQTQSDESVTEHPAMQARVDKS
- a CDS encoding 4'-phosphopantetheinyl transferase family protein, which gives rise to MTRTIQLDLNSIQNIIPNFQTRDRKSQIQELKSAIYQYRNQLLSNYLVTDIHNDSFDKTEFGKPYLIDYPKFYLNHSHSQQHYALVSSQNIPDLGVDVEDLNRKVRFDALAKHAFHPEEYASWEDLGFDSAFWFKVWTTKEAILKASGLGIRLSLNELNTKVHEVNDGGISTHALLGSFAYQNFQLSDVMLTVAWRSELSCKGFAFPRIQIIQH
- the hisS gene encoding histidine--tRNA ligase, which produces MSSIVAIKGFNDVLPSQTAAWRRLEQHLASLMDAYGYQQIRLPIVEQTHLFKRSIGDATDIVEKEMYTFLDKGNPPESLTLRPEGTAGCVRAMLEHNLLRGANPRVWYVGPMFRYEKPQKGRYRQFHQFGVETFGVATPDQDAEVILLTARLWKRMGVADKVQLELNTLGESDERAEYRAALVEFLNDHKADLDEDSQRRLTTNPLRILDSKDAKTQQILENAPKLLDFMSEETLQHFEQLKQYLTDAGITFVINQKLVRGLDYYNKTVFEWTTTHLGSQGTVCAGGRYDGLVGQLKGKPDQSVPAVGFAMGMERLLLLLEQVEDNTPVRECELFLVSDPVTQGQALVLAEQIRDQLESANSSIRLKTGSQGSMKSQMKKADQSGAVYALIFGEREAEAKQVLVKELATAEQHEVSIDDIVGFFTEQFSTK
- the der gene encoding ribosome biogenesis GTPase Der, coding for MKPVIALIGRPNVGKSTLFNQITKSRDALVADFAGLTRDRKYGDAKYENKSFIVVDTGGIGESEGGIDSYMAEQSKTAINEADIIVFVVDARAGLLASDEQIARELRTLGKKVYLVANKVDGVHAEAALVEFYKLGMGEPLQVAASHGRGVQQMLEEVLTDVPEDEDEAEHDKATGLRLAIIGRPNVGKSTLVNRLLGEDRVVAFDQPGTTRDSIYIPYERDGRQYTLIDTAGVRRKGKVDEMIEKFSIVKTLQAIKDAHVIVVVLDAREGVVEQDLHLIGYALEAGRAMVIAINKWDNMTEYDRKQCKLDVDRRFDFIPWAKVHLISALHGTGVGDMYPTIHRAYDSSHLKVSPAKLTQILNDATEAHQPPMISGKRIKMRYAHMGGQNPPTIVVHGNKVDKTPADYRRYLENVFRKVYKLEGTPVRIDFKTSENPFEGRKSQMDERTAARKRRYIQKFKKAEKKFKR
- the bamB gene encoding outer membrane protein assembly factor BamB — translated: MDRNFKIPFALAILSIALVGCSSNKTKEVKVKPNPLPKVAQASSLVQVFSTNVSATNSEDALRIRLDSDNGVVFALDPKGEVAAYKGKQRLWETKVTKQGLSSGVEAADGLVIVGNQKGQLFALDQSTGEKKWSAQLSGAIISSALIQSGRVIVVANDGTVYALDVESGQQAWTYKLPNASFSLRGQATPVRLDERTVLIGTSTGYLFAIDSIAGVPRLQRRVAVSEGRSDIQRLIDVDAEPVVSGQYVVTTSFQGQVTVLDLASQSVLWSENSSSLNRPEVVDGKVIVSQTDGKIVAYDLITGNELWKNEQLLNRNLSNVVALGPNLVVGDLDGYLHQVDLNSGATLGRTKTSGEVRTLRVVDNQLFVSTRKGALSIWQNR